The proteins below come from a single Burkholderia humptydooensis genomic window:
- the ppa gene encoding inorganic diphosphatase, with protein sequence MSFSNVPAGKDLPQDFNVIIEIPAQSEPVKYEADKELGLLVVDRFIGTGMRYPVNYGFIPQTLSGDGDPVDVLVITPFPLLAGSVVRARALGMLKMTDESGVDAKLVAVPHDKVCPMTANIKSIDDVPAYLKDQIKHFFEQYKALEKGKWVKVEGWDGIDAAHKEITDGIANFKK encoded by the coding sequence ATGAGCTTCAGCAATGTTCCGGCCGGCAAGGATCTGCCGCAAGACTTCAACGTGATCATCGAGATCCCGGCGCAAAGCGAGCCGGTCAAGTACGAAGCCGACAAGGAACTCGGCCTCCTCGTCGTCGACCGCTTCATCGGCACCGGCATGCGCTACCCGGTGAACTACGGCTTCATTCCGCAGACGCTGTCGGGCGACGGGGACCCCGTCGACGTGCTCGTCATCACGCCGTTTCCGCTGCTCGCGGGCTCGGTCGTTCGCGCGCGCGCGCTCGGCATGCTGAAGATGACCGACGAATCGGGCGTCGACGCGAAGCTCGTCGCGGTGCCGCACGACAAGGTCTGCCCGATGACGGCGAACATCAAGTCGATCGACGACGTGCCCGCGTACCTGAAGGATCAGATCAAGCACTTCTTCGAGCAGTACAAGGCGCTCGAGAAGGGCAAGTGGGTGAAGGTCGAGGGCTGGGACGGCATCGACGCTGCGCACAAGGAAATCACCGACGGCATCGCGAACTTCAAGAAGTAA
- a CDS encoding heme biosynthesis protein HemY, translated as MTLRGIIWLAVLFAIAAALATVGRFDAGQVLIVYPPYRIDVSLNFFVLAIIVAFIVLYALMRIVRNLWRMPQRVAAYRARMRNERAQASLRDALANLYAGRFSRAEKAARDALAVGSNQGAASLIAAAATHRMHEYARRDEWLAKVSGQEWQDARLLATADMRADGRDAEGALAALAEMQASGGKRIHAQQIALRAQQQNKNWVEVLKIAKALEKREALHPAAAVRLRQQAAEHLLRDRRHDADALLEVWQTLSAAERQSPRLADLAAELLIALERRQEARRIIEDALAHNWNARLLRRYPDTAGADALPLIQKAEGWRRERPDDADLLFALGRLCQQQQLWGKAQSFLEAALKLADDEPLRIRAHRALARLFEHLGETDKAAQHYRESALAITVV; from the coding sequence ATGACGCTGCGTGGAATCATTTGGCTCGCCGTGCTGTTCGCGATCGCCGCGGCGCTCGCGACGGTCGGGCGCTTCGATGCCGGCCAGGTGCTGATCGTCTATCCGCCGTATCGCATCGACGTGTCGCTGAACTTCTTCGTGCTCGCGATCATCGTCGCGTTCATCGTGCTGTACGCGCTGATGCGGATCGTGCGCAACCTGTGGCGGATGCCGCAGCGCGTGGCCGCGTATCGCGCGCGGATGCGCAACGAGCGCGCGCAGGCTTCGCTGCGCGACGCTCTCGCGAACCTCTACGCGGGCCGCTTCTCGCGTGCGGAGAAGGCCGCGCGCGATGCGCTCGCGGTCGGCTCGAACCAGGGCGCGGCGAGCCTCATCGCCGCGGCCGCGACGCACCGGATGCACGAGTATGCGCGGCGCGACGAATGGCTCGCGAAGGTGAGCGGCCAGGAATGGCAGGACGCGCGCCTGCTCGCGACGGCCGACATGCGCGCGGACGGCCGCGACGCCGAGGGCGCGCTCGCCGCGCTCGCCGAGATGCAGGCGTCGGGCGGCAAGCGCATCCACGCGCAGCAGATCGCGCTGCGCGCGCAGCAGCAGAACAAGAACTGGGTCGAGGTGCTGAAGATCGCGAAGGCGCTCGAGAAGCGCGAGGCGCTGCATCCGGCCGCGGCCGTGCGTCTGCGCCAGCAGGCGGCCGAGCATCTGCTGCGCGACCGCCGGCACGACGCCGACGCGCTCCTCGAAGTGTGGCAGACGCTGTCGGCCGCCGAGCGGCAATCGCCGCGCCTCGCGGATCTCGCCGCCGAGTTGCTGATCGCGCTCGAGCGCCGCCAGGAAGCGCGGCGGATCATCGAGGACGCGCTCGCGCACAACTGGAACGCGCGCCTGCTGCGCCGCTATCCGGACACGGCGGGCGCCGACGCGCTGCCGCTGATCCAGAAGGCCGAGGGCTGGCGTCGCGAGCGCCCGGACGACGCGGACCTGCTGTTCGCGCTTGGCCGCCTGTGCCAGCAGCAGCAACTGTGGGGCAAGGCGCAATCGTTCCTCGAAGCGGCGCTGAAGCTTGCCGACGACGAGCCGCTCAGGATTCGCGCGCATCGCGCGCTCGCGCGCCTGTTCGAGCACCTCGGCGAGACCGACAAGGCCGCGCAGCACTATCGCGAAAGCGCGCTTGCAATCACGGTCGTCTGA
- a CDS encoding helix-turn-helix transcriptional regulator, translated as MELRQKSVSARIHRGLFDAARANGFDTARVADLLGLAEADLDEPHRRVPGDRHVAAMRLASGWMHGWLRPPPDIVQWLTPFPEFAGVVCNAATLRDALRQYAAYRPLVGDVDWLLPAETRDAIAFEYVIEGDGRRAICAFANLAILAALARLYDPAAQMREPEFTGGAFAPASALAGMLLARPAFDAPRNRIVIASTRLDAPFERFNGALAAIQRHAADDARERLRARVSFGAAVERCLRDWLRATGDGDAPPERLLGHVCERFAISRWTLRRRLHHEALTFHALVTRARIGEAERLLLHTRLPIGEIGARVGFGSTSAFSRFFAREHGAAPSRYREDRRDKWH; from the coding sequence ATGGAGTTACGGCAGAAATCCGTTTCCGCCCGCATCCACCGCGGGCTGTTCGACGCAGCCCGCGCGAACGGCTTCGACACGGCCCGCGTCGCCGATCTGCTCGGGCTCGCCGAAGCCGATCTCGACGAGCCGCACCGCCGCGTGCCGGGCGACCGGCACGTCGCGGCGATGCGGCTCGCGAGCGGCTGGATGCACGGCTGGCTGCGGCCGCCGCCCGATATCGTCCAGTGGCTCACGCCGTTTCCGGAATTCGCGGGCGTCGTCTGCAATGCCGCAACGCTGCGCGACGCGCTGCGGCAATACGCGGCGTATCGCCCGCTCGTCGGCGACGTCGACTGGCTGCTGCCCGCCGAGACCCGTGACGCGATCGCATTCGAATACGTGATCGAAGGCGACGGGCGGCGCGCGATCTGCGCGTTCGCGAACCTGGCGATCCTCGCGGCGCTCGCGCGGCTCTACGATCCCGCCGCGCAGATGCGCGAGCCCGAATTCACGGGCGGCGCGTTCGCGCCCGCTTCCGCGCTCGCCGGCATGCTGCTCGCGCGCCCCGCGTTCGACGCGCCGCGCAACCGGATCGTGATCGCGTCGACGCGGCTCGACGCGCCGTTCGAGCGCTTCAACGGCGCGCTCGCCGCGATCCAGCGCCACGCGGCCGACGACGCGCGCGAACGGCTGCGCGCGCGAGTGTCGTTCGGCGCGGCGGTCGAGCGCTGCCTGCGCGACTGGCTGCGCGCGACGGGCGACGGCGACGCGCCGCCTGAGCGGCTGCTCGGGCACGTGTGCGAGCGCTTCGCGATCTCGCGCTGGACGCTGCGCCGGCGCCTGCATCACGAGGCGCTGACGTTCCACGCGCTCGTCACGCGCGCGCGTATCGGGGAGGCGGAGCGGCTGCTGCTGCACACGCGGCTGCCGATCGGCGAAATAGGCGCGCGGGTCGGCTTCGGCTCGACGAGCGCGTTCAGCCGCTTCTTCGCGCGCGAGCATGGCGCGGCGCCGAGCCGCTATCGCGAAGACCGCCGCGACAAATGGCATTGA
- a CDS encoding glycoside hydrolase family 3 protein, with product MEKSLFGLSTIALSVLLASCGGDDVNRPADPEAAADARASALVAQLTTDEKIRLVHGTGMPAFDIGGPFPADALNGASYIPGVSRLGIPAVNSADSAGGVNVKNARITALPASVALAASWDPALARAYGVRIAAELRALGFAQGLGGGINLAREPRNGRTFEYMGEDPVLAGVMSAARTDGTQSQKVIATIKHFAFNDQETNRTTDDSVVDERTMRETELLAFEIGILDGRPGNVMCSYNKVNGIAACENPYLLTTVLKNEWGFKGVVQSDWGAAHSTVASVLAGLDEEEPGAADDNDAPLGSYFNAKLRAALDAGTVSVARLDDMVRRKLRTLIRIGVMDDPPKPGGAIDEAAGNADALAIARQSAVLLKNAAAAGDARPVLPLAAASLASVVVIGGHADAGVLSGGGSGAAPAIDGNAVTRCRQPADMLFGGCATWYKSAPLAAIRAKAPHAAVSYLDGADANAAANAAAQADVAIVFATQWQTEGLDLPSLSLPDAAADPYNQQYDQNALIAAVAAKAKRVVVVIESGSPVLMPWLANVHGVLEAWYPGVKGGEAIADLLFGDANPSGKLPVTFPQKEADLPQPAIDPASPRTVYGEGLMIGYRWYDAKHVQPLFPFGFGLSYTTFAYSGMSAQADASGNVTVGFTVTNTGARAGAEAAQVYAALPAGLGEPPQRLVGWAKVALQPGQAQRVAVTIPAKRFATWDAGAHAWRLNAGSYRLSVAASSRDPNALSQPVSLSGARL from the coding sequence ATGGAAAAATCGCTGTTTGGGCTGTCGACGATCGCGCTGTCGGTGCTGCTCGCTTCGTGCGGCGGCGACGACGTGAATCGCCCCGCCGATCCGGAGGCGGCCGCTGACGCGCGGGCGTCCGCGCTCGTCGCGCAACTGACGACCGACGAGAAGATCCGGCTCGTGCACGGCACGGGCATGCCGGCCTTCGACATCGGCGGGCCGTTTCCCGCCGATGCGCTGAACGGCGCGAGCTACATTCCCGGCGTTTCGCGGCTCGGCATCCCGGCCGTCAACAGCGCGGATTCGGCGGGCGGCGTCAACGTGAAGAACGCGCGGATCACCGCGCTGCCCGCGAGCGTCGCGCTCGCGGCGAGCTGGGACCCGGCGCTCGCGCGCGCGTACGGCGTGCGCATCGCGGCCGAGCTGCGCGCGCTCGGCTTCGCGCAAGGGCTCGGCGGCGGGATCAACCTCGCGCGCGAGCCGCGCAACGGCCGCACGTTCGAATACATGGGCGAGGACCCGGTGCTCGCGGGCGTGATGAGCGCCGCGCGCACGGACGGCACGCAATCGCAGAAGGTGATCGCGACGATCAAGCACTTCGCGTTCAACGATCAGGAAACGAACCGCACGACCGACGATTCGGTCGTCGACGAGCGGACGATGCGCGAGACCGAGCTGCTCGCGTTCGAGATCGGCATTCTCGACGGCCGGCCTGGCAATGTGATGTGCTCGTACAACAAGGTCAACGGCATTGCCGCGTGCGAGAACCCGTATCTGCTGACGACCGTGCTGAAGAACGAATGGGGCTTCAAGGGCGTCGTGCAGTCCGACTGGGGCGCTGCGCACTCGACAGTCGCCTCCGTGCTGGCGGGGCTCGACGAAGAGGAGCCCGGCGCGGCCGACGACAACGACGCGCCGCTCGGCTCGTACTTCAATGCGAAGCTGCGTGCGGCGCTCGACGCGGGCACGGTGTCCGTCGCGCGGCTCGACGACATGGTGCGGCGCAAGCTGCGCACGCTGATCCGGATCGGCGTGATGGACGATCCGCCGAAGCCGGGCGGCGCGATCGACGAAGCGGCCGGCAACGCCGACGCGCTCGCGATCGCGCGGCAGTCCGCAGTGCTGCTGAAGAACGCGGCCGCGGCGGGCGATGCGCGGCCGGTGCTGCCGCTCGCGGCCGCATCGCTCGCGTCGGTCGTCGTGATCGGCGGCCACGCGGACGCGGGGGTGCTGTCGGGCGGCGGCTCGGGCGCCGCGCCCGCGATCGACGGCAATGCGGTGACGCGCTGCCGGCAGCCGGCGGACATGCTGTTCGGCGGCTGCGCGACCTGGTACAAATCGGCGCCGCTCGCGGCGATCCGCGCGAAGGCGCCGCACGCGGCGGTCAGCTACCTTGACGGCGCCGATGCGAACGCGGCGGCCAACGCGGCCGCGCAGGCCGACGTCGCGATCGTGTTCGCGACGCAATGGCAGACCGAGGGGCTCGATCTGCCGAGCCTGTCGCTGCCCGACGCCGCGGCCGATCCGTACAACCAGCAATACGACCAGAACGCGCTGATCGCGGCGGTCGCGGCGAAGGCGAAGCGGGTGGTCGTCGTGATCGAGAGCGGCAGCCCGGTACTGATGCCGTGGCTCGCGAACGTGCACGGCGTGCTGGAGGCGTGGTATCCGGGCGTGAAGGGCGGCGAGGCGATCGCGGATCTGCTGTTCGGCGACGCGAACCCGTCCGGCAAGCTGCCGGTCACGTTCCCGCAGAAGGAGGCGGATCTGCCGCAGCCCGCGATCGATCCGGCGAGCCCGCGCACCGTGTACGGCGAAGGGCTGATGATCGGCTATCGCTGGTATGACGCGAAGCACGTTCAGCCGCTCTTTCCGTTCGGCTTCGGGCTGTCGTACACGACGTTCGCCTACTCGGGGATGAGCGCGCAGGCGGACGCGTCCGGCAACGTGACGGTTGGCTTTACGGTGACGAACACCGGCGCGCGCGCGGGTGCCGAGGCCGCGCAAGTCTATGCGGCGCTGCCCGCCGGGCTCGGCGAGCCGCCGCAGCGGCTCGTCGGCTGGGCGAAGGTCGCGCTGCAGCCGGGGCAGGCGCAGCGCGTCGCCGTCACGATTCCGGCGAAACGCTTCGCGACCTGGGATGCGGGCGCGCACGCGTGGCGCTTGAACGCGGGCAGCTATCGGCTGAGCGTCGCCGCGTCGTCGCGCGATCCGAATGCGCTGTCGCAGCCGGTGTCGTTGAGCGGCGCGCGTCTGTAG
- a CDS encoding aldehyde dehydrogenase family protein: MEEAKHFIAGAWAAPAGGETIAVIDPSDGEPFARLARGTAPDVDAAVRAARAAFDGPWGSVGAAERGRVLYRLSMLVAACREELALIESRDTGKPLAQARADADALARYFEFYAGAADKLHGQTLPYRDGYTVLTLREPHGVTGHIVPWNYPMQILGRSVGAALAAGNACVVKPSEDACLSILRVATLAAEAGLPAGTLNVVTGYGHEAGAALARHPGVDHVSFTGSPDTGRLVAQMAAEHHASATLELGGKSPQIVFADADLDAALPVLVSAIVQNAGQTCSAGSRVLIDKAVYEPLVERLATAFNGLKVGPGHADLDCGPLINAKQQQRVWDFLSDAQHDGIPMAAHGEVVPDAPETGFYQAPALLRDVPHTHRLAQEEVFGPVLAAMKFADEDEALALANGTPYGLVAGIWTRDGARQMRLARKLRAGQVFVNNYGAGGGVELPFGGTGRSGYGREKGFEALYGFTVLKTIALRHG; this comes from the coding sequence ATGGAAGAAGCGAAGCACTTCATCGCGGGCGCATGGGCGGCGCCCGCGGGCGGCGAGACGATCGCCGTGATCGATCCGTCCGACGGCGAGCCGTTCGCGCGGCTCGCGCGCGGCACCGCGCCCGACGTCGACGCGGCCGTGCGCGCGGCCCGCGCGGCGTTCGACGGCCCGTGGGGCTCGGTCGGCGCGGCCGAGCGCGGGCGCGTGCTGTACCGGCTGTCGATGCTCGTCGCCGCGTGCCGCGAGGAGCTCGCGCTCATCGAGTCGCGCGACACCGGCAAGCCGCTCGCGCAGGCGCGCGCGGACGCCGACGCGCTCGCCCGCTACTTCGAGTTCTACGCGGGCGCGGCGGACAAGCTGCACGGGCAAACGCTGCCGTACCGCGACGGCTACACGGTGCTCACGCTGCGCGAGCCGCACGGCGTGACAGGCCACATCGTGCCGTGGAACTACCCGATGCAGATCCTCGGGCGCAGCGTCGGCGCGGCGCTCGCCGCGGGCAACGCGTGCGTCGTCAAGCCATCGGAGGACGCGTGCCTGTCGATCCTGCGCGTCGCGACGCTCGCCGCCGAAGCCGGGCTTCCCGCAGGCACGCTCAACGTCGTGACGGGCTACGGCCACGAGGCGGGCGCGGCGCTCGCGCGGCATCCGGGCGTCGACCACGTATCGTTCACCGGCTCGCCCGACACGGGCCGCCTCGTCGCGCAGATGGCGGCCGAGCACCACGCGAGCGCTACGCTCGAGCTCGGCGGCAAGTCGCCGCAGATCGTGTTCGCCGACGCGGACCTCGACGCCGCGCTGCCCGTGCTCGTGTCGGCGATCGTCCAGAACGCCGGCCAGACCTGCTCGGCCGGCAGCCGCGTGCTGATCGACAAGGCGGTCTACGAGCCGCTCGTCGAGCGGCTCGCAACCGCGTTCAACGGGCTGAAGGTCGGCCCCGGCCACGCCGATCTCGATTGCGGGCCGCTCATCAACGCGAAGCAGCAGCAACGCGTGTGGGACTTCCTGTCCGACGCGCAGCACGACGGCATCCCGATGGCCGCGCATGGCGAGGTCGTGCCGGACGCGCCCGAAACGGGCTTCTACCAGGCGCCCGCGCTGCTGCGCGACGTGCCGCACACGCACCGGCTCGCGCAGGAGGAGGTGTTCGGCCCGGTGCTCGCCGCGATGAAGTTCGCCGACGAGGACGAAGCGCTCGCGCTCGCGAACGGCACGCCTTACGGGCTCGTCGCCGGCATATGGACGCGCGACGGCGCGCGGCAGATGCGGCTCGCGCGCAAGCTGCGTGCGGGGCAGGTGTTCGTCAACAACTACGGCGCGGGCGGCGGCGTCGAGCTGCCGTTCGGCGGCACCGGCCGCTCCGGCTACGGCCGCGAGAAGGGTTTCGAGGCGCTGTACGGCTTCACCGTGCTCAAGACGATCGCGCTCAGACACGGCTGA
- a CDS encoding SDR family oxidoreductase: MRLSGKTAVVTGAGSGFGEGIARTFAREGACVVVNDLNAAAAERVASEIALSGGRALAVAGDVSRGEDWHALRGAALDAFGSVQVVVNNAGTTHRNKPVLDITEAEYDRVYAVNMKSLFWSVQTFVPYFRGAGGGAFVNIASTAGVRPRPGLVWYNSTKGAMITASKTLAVELGADRIRVNCVNPVLGETGLTSEFMGVPDTPENRARFVATIPLGRLSTPQDIANAALYLASDEAAFVTGVCVEVDGGRCV; the protein is encoded by the coding sequence ATGCGGCTCAGCGGCAAGACGGCCGTCGTCACGGGCGCAGGCTCGGGCTTCGGCGAAGGCATTGCAAGAACGTTCGCGCGCGAAGGCGCGTGCGTCGTCGTCAACGATCTGAACGCGGCGGCGGCCGAGCGCGTCGCGAGCGAAATCGCGCTCTCGGGCGGCCGCGCGCTCGCCGTCGCGGGCGACGTGTCGCGCGGCGAAGACTGGCATGCGCTGCGCGGCGCCGCGCTCGACGCGTTCGGCAGCGTGCAGGTCGTCGTCAACAACGCCGGCACCACGCACCGCAACAAGCCGGTGCTCGACATCACCGAAGCCGAATACGACCGCGTGTACGCGGTCAACATGAAGAGCCTCTTCTGGAGCGTGCAGACGTTCGTCCCGTATTTCCGCGGCGCGGGCGGCGGCGCGTTCGTCAACATCGCGTCGACGGCGGGCGTGCGGCCGCGCCCCGGCCTCGTCTGGTACAACAGCACGAAGGGCGCGATGATCACCGCGAGCAAGACGCTCGCCGTCGAGCTCGGAGCCGACCGGATCCGCGTGAACTGCGTGAACCCGGTGCTCGGCGAGACCGGCCTCACGAGCGAATTCATGGGCGTGCCCGACACGCCGGAGAACCGCGCGCGCTTCGTCGCGACGATCCCGCTCGGCCGGCTGTCGACGCCGCAGGACATCGCGAACGCGGCGCTCTATCTCGCGTCCGACGAAGCCGCGTTCGTCACCGGCGTGTGCGTCGAAGTCGACGGCGGCCGCTGCGTCTGA
- a CDS encoding MFS transporter, with protein MASTMPATTPNAPPAFEAATYRKVSWRLAPLLLLCYVVAYLDRVNVGFAKLQMAADLHLSDAVYGLGAGIFFVGYFLFEVPSNVILHKVGARIWIARIMVTWGIISALTMFVSTPAMFYTMRFLLGVAEAGFFPGVILYLTYWYPAHRRGRMTTLFMTAVALSGVVGGPISGYILKTFDGANGWHGWQWLFLLEGVPSVLVGILLLFALDDRIAKAKWLDDDEKALLSRNIAAEEARKEDLPLSVVFTSPRVWLMGLIYFSFVMGLYGVGFWLPTIIKSTGVTDAFAIGLLSAVPYAAAVVAMLAIAHSADRRRERRWHLAIPAAAGALGLVLSVAWAHDTALAMLGLTLGTMGILTTLPLFWSLPTAFLGGTAAAAGIAIINSVGNLAGFLSPYLVGWLRQATASNDAGMYMLAGFLVLGGLLTLSVPKSLVDV; from the coding sequence ATGGCCAGCACCATGCCGGCGACCACGCCGAACGCGCCGCCCGCCTTCGAGGCGGCCACCTATCGCAAGGTTTCGTGGCGGCTCGCGCCGCTGTTGCTGCTCTGCTATGTGGTCGCGTATCTCGACCGCGTCAACGTCGGCTTTGCGAAGCTGCAGATGGCGGCCGACCTGCACCTGTCCGACGCGGTCTACGGCCTCGGCGCCGGGATCTTCTTCGTCGGCTATTTTCTGTTCGAAGTGCCGAGCAACGTGATCCTGCACAAGGTGGGCGCACGCATATGGATCGCGCGGATCATGGTCACGTGGGGCATCATCTCGGCGCTGACGATGTTCGTGTCGACGCCTGCGATGTTCTACACGATGCGCTTTCTGCTCGGCGTCGCGGAAGCCGGCTTCTTCCCCGGCGTGATCCTCTACCTGACCTACTGGTATCCGGCGCACCGCCGCGGCCGCATGACGACGCTCTTCATGACGGCCGTCGCGCTGTCGGGCGTCGTCGGCGGGCCGATCTCCGGCTACATCCTGAAGACGTTCGACGGCGCGAACGGCTGGCACGGCTGGCAGTGGCTGTTCCTGCTCGAAGGCGTGCCGTCGGTGCTCGTCGGCATCCTGCTGCTGTTCGCGCTCGACGACCGGATCGCGAAGGCGAAATGGCTCGACGACGACGAAAAGGCGCTGCTGTCGCGCAACATCGCCGCCGAAGAGGCGCGCAAGGAGGACCTGCCGCTTTCCGTCGTGTTCACGAGCCCGCGCGTCTGGCTGATGGGCCTCATCTACTTCTCGTTCGTGATGGGGCTCTACGGCGTCGGCTTCTGGCTGCCGACGATCATCAAATCGACGGGCGTGACCGACGCGTTCGCGATCGGCCTTTTGTCCGCCGTGCCGTACGCGGCGGCCGTCGTCGCGATGCTCGCGATCGCGCACAGCGCGGACCGCCGCCGCGAGCGGCGCTGGCACCTCGCGATTCCCGCGGCGGCGGGCGCGCTCGGGCTCGTGCTGTCGGTCGCCTGGGCGCACGACACGGCGCTCGCGATGCTCGGCCTGACGCTCGGGACGATGGGCATCCTGACGACGCTGCCGCTCTTCTGGAGCCTGCCGACCGCGTTCCTCGGCGGCACGGCCGCCGCCGCGGGCATCGCGATCATCAATTCGGTCGGCAACCTCGCGGGCTTCCTGAGCCCCTACCTCGTCGGCTGGCTCAGGCAGGCGACCGCGTCGAACGACGCGGGAATGTACATGCTCGCCGGGTTCCTCGTGCTGGGCGGTCTGCTTACGCTGTCGGTGCCTAAATCGCTCGTCGACGTCTGA